ATTGTATTTTCGCAATTCACTTCTATGTTAGATTTAATTCAATGGAGATTAAAGCGAGCTGGATTTAATACAGTCAAGTTACTGGGGTCAATGTCCCCACAACAACGTGACAACACAATCAAGCATTTTATGGAGAATACTGAGGTAGAAGTGTTTTTGGTATCATTGAAAGCTGGCGGTGTGGCATTGAATCTTTGCGAGGCATCTCAAGTTTTCTTAATGGATCCGTGGTGGAATCCAAGTGTGGAATGGCAATCAATGGATAGAGTTCACAGAATTGGTCAAAAGAGACCAATTAGAATTACTAGATTCTGTATTGAAGATAGTATAGAGCTGAAAATTATCGAATTGCAGGAAAAGAAGGCGAACATGATCCATGCAACTATTAACAATGATGATGCTGCTATCAGTAGGCTTACACCCGATGATTTgcaattcttgtttatgAATTAAAGTGGGTTTGTAGagatattatttttttgtgtgtttatatttataagtttaaattaatcaatattttggatttggCTGTGACTAATCAAAGAAAGCggcttttttttcccaTAACTGTAAGGGCACCTCTTCCTCCTCCACTACCAAGTGACTCATTAGAGGcgataaattaaattagaaGGATGCGAAaagttttttcttgtacTGTTTTGCACGACTTCCAATTATCAAGGAAGCGTTATCGGGAGCAATAGCGAAACTGCGTTTCGTGGAGtcattgaaagaaaaaaaaaaaatgggtACAAATTctatatataataattagttgaaaattttcactacaattcttttacttcttttttattttttattttatttcattttctttatttgaaataacTTTAACAACCTTCAATTAATTCCACAACAATGACTGACTTTTGGTTGAATTATTTGGATAATCCTACATTATCTGTGTTACCCCATGATTTTTTAAAACCTGCTAACAATAAATCCGTGGAAGGTACTTACACATTCAACATTGATAATGGTAGTactgatttcaaatttggcTTGGCTGTATTTGCTGCATTGGTTTACAGATTAACCGGTGATGAAGATATAGTAATTGCCACTGACGAATCGGCCAATACTCCAGAATTTATTGTCAGGTTAAACTTGACACCAGAATTAACTTTCCAAGAGCTCGTCAGTAAAATAACCAAAGAGTACGAAAACAGCATTTCTCAAATAAACTACAAAGCATTATCTGAGGTTTCACATAGAATTAAAGAGGCTAAAGGGTTAGATGAAAACCCTGGATTGTTCAGATTGTCCTATCAACATGCTCACTctaatcaacaattgaatacCACAGTCGAGGGATCTATTCGTGATTTAGCGATCTACACCGATGGAACAAAATTCACCATTTACTACAATGCCTTATTATATTCACACGAAAGAATTGTGATATTTGGAGAACAATTTGCACAGTATTTAACAACTGTATCGAACGATACCAATACTGTTATAACTAAAGTGAATTTGATTACCGACtcccaaaaaaagaatttgcCTGATCCGACAATAGATTTAGATTGGTCAGGTTACAGAGGTGCCATTCAAGATATCTTTATGGATAATGCAAATAAACATCCTGATAGAACATGTGTTGTTGAAACCGAATCATTCTTGGATTCAAACTCAAAAACTCGTAGCTTTACCTACCAGCAAATTAATCAAGCTTCTAATGTTGTTGGTAACTACTTGAAAGAAACAGGAATCAAAAAAGGTGATATTGTTATGATCTACGCTTACCGTGGGGTAGATTTAATGATTGCTGTTATGGGTGTTTTAAAAGCCGGAGCAACATTTTCCGTCATTGACCCTGCTTACCCTCCAGCAAGACAGAATATTTATCTTTCTGTGGCAAAACCAAAAGGGTTAATTGGGTTAGAAAAAGCCGGTACTTTGGATCAATTAgttgttgattatattgGTAGCGAATTAGATGTTATTTCTACGATCCCACAATTGAAAGTTCAAGATGATGGTACATTAGTAGGTGGTAAACTTGAAGGTGCAGATAACGATTGCCTTAACgattatcaaaaattcaaagatCAACCAACCGGGGTGATTGTTGGTCCTGATTCTAATCCAACTTTATCATTCACTTCTGGATCAGAAGGTATTCCAAAAGGGGTATTGGGTCGTCATTATTCATTAGCCTATTATTTCCCATGGATGGCTAAAAGATTTGGATTATCCGAAAAAGACAAATTCACCATGTTGTCGGGTATTGCCCATGACCCTATTCAAAGAGACATGTTTACTCCGTTGTTTTTGGGAGCTCAATTATTAGTGCCAACTGCTGATGACATTGGTACTCCTGGGAAATTGGCTGACTGGATGGCCAAGTATGGAGCAACAGTGACACACTTAACACCAGCTATGGGTCAATTGTTGAGTGCCCAAGCCACCACTGCAATTCCAAGCTTACATCATGCCTTCTTTGTTGGTGACATTTTAACAAAAAGAGATTGTTTAAGATTACAAAGTTTAGCTGAAAATGTGTTTATTGTTAACATGTATGGTACTACTGAAACACAGAGATCAGTGTCATactttgaaattaaaagtcGTAAAGCAGATCCTACATACTTAAAGAACTTAAAAGATGTGATGCCTGCAGGGACCGGTATGCACAACGTTCAATTGTTAGTCGTTAATAGAAATGACCGCTCGCAAACCTGTGGTGTTGGGGAAGTTGGTGAAATCTATGTTAGGGCAGCTGGTTTAGCCGAAGGATACCGTGGATTGCCTGATTTAAATGCTGCTAAGTTTATTACCAATTGGTATGTCAACCCAGACAAATGGATCGAACAAGATGAAGCTAACAAAAATTCCAGTGAAACCTGGAGAGAACATGGCTGGTTAAAGCCAAGAGACAGAATGTATAGATCTGGTGATTTGGGTCGTTATTTACCTGATGGTAATGTTGAATGTTGTGGTAGAGCAGATGACCAAGTCAAGATTAGAGGTTTCAGAATTGAATTGGGTGAAATTGATACTCATTTGTCTCAACATCCTCTTGTCAGAGAAAATGTCACCTTGGTGAGAAGAGACAAAAATGAGGAACCAACATTGATTTCTTACATTGTTCCAAAAGATTCTCcagaattgaaaacattcaaagctgatgttgatgattccATAGAAGAAGCCAATGATCCAATTGTCAAGGGATTAGTCGCTTACAGagaattgattaaagaCATCAAAGGATActtgaaaaagaagttgGCATCCTACGCTATTCCAACAATCATTGTACCATTAGTGAAATTACCTTTGAATCCTAATGGTAAAGTGGACAAACCGAAATTACCATTTCCAGATACTGCTCAGTTAGCAGCAGTCGCCAAATTAAGTGTTTCTAGTCACGATGCCCAAGCtgctgaagaagaaaacttGACCAAATTGGAAGAGCAAATTAGAGATTTGTGGTTAGATGTGTTACCAAACCGTCCAGCAACAATTTCCAAAGATGATTCATTCTTCGATTTAGGAGGTCACTCTATTTTGGGTACCAGAATGATTTTTGAGttaagaaagaaattaaatgtGGAAATCCCATTGGGtgtcattttcaaaaatccAACAGTTGAACAATTTGCCAAAGAAGTCGAAAAGGTGATCAAAGGAGGCCAAGATTTCCAATTGGCTGATGAAGGTAAAACTATTCAAGAAGAGAATAAAGATGTCGCTGATTCTCAAAGCGAAAACCTAAACTATGCTGAAGATGCAaaagaattatcaaaatcagcACTTTTGGAATCATATTCATCTTTGAAACAGCTTCCATCTGGATCAATTAACGTTTTTGTTACTGGTGCTACAGGGTTCTTGGGTTCTTTTATTGTTCGTGACTTGTTGACTGCACGTAACAAAAACTTGGATATCAAAGTGTATGCTCATGTAAGAGCATCTTCCAAGGAAGCTGGGTTACAAAGATTACGTCAAACCGGGATCACTTATGGTATTTGGGATGAAAATTGGGCCGAAAAGATTGAAATTGTGTTAGGtgatttatcaaaagaaaaatttggattGGATAATTCTCAATGGTTAGATTTGACTAATAACATTGATGTGATTATTCACAATGGTGCCTTTGTGCACTGGGTATATCCATACTCTCAGTTACGTGATGCTAATGTTATTGGTACTATCAATGTTTTGAACATGGCAGGTGAAGGTAAAGCTAAGttcttttcatttgtttcttCAACATCCGCTTTAGATACTGATTACTTTGTTAATTTATCGGATGAATTATTAGCCCAAGGTAAAAATGGTATTTCCGAAGCTGACGATTTACAAGGATCGGCTAAAGGGCTAGGAAACGGATATGGACAATCCAAATGGGCTGCTGAGTACATTATAAGACGTGCTGGTGAACGTGGATTAAAAGGATGTATCACCAGACCTGGTTATGTTACTGGGTTTTCCAAAACTGGTGCTTCCAATACTGATGATTTCTTATTGAGAATGTTGAAAGGATCTGCTGAATTGGGGTTATATCCTGATATCACTAATAATGTCAATATGGTCCCTGTTGATCATGTTGCCAGAGTTGTTACTGCTACTGCATTAAACCCACCAAGTAGTGAAGAATTAACTGTTGCTCATGTGACCGGTCATCCtagaattcaattcaacGACTTTTTGGGATGTTTGAAAGCATATGGATATGAGATAAACCCAGTAGACTATCCAGTATGGACCAGTGCATTGGAGAAATTTGTTACTGAAGAAAGTAAAGAATCTGCCTTATTCCCACTTTTACATTTTGTGTTGGATAATTTGCCACAAGACACAAAGGCTCCCGAGTTAGACGACTCTAATGCAGCCAAATCATTAAAACAAGATTCCAAATATACGGGAGAAGATTTTAGTGCTGGTAAAGGTGTGGATTTGGATCAAACTGGTGTTTACATTAGTTATTTGATCAAGATTGGATTCTTACCTAAACCAACTGGTACAGGCGAGAAGAAATTGCCTGAAGTTGAGATTAGTGATGAAAGcttgaaattgattagtGGAGGTGCTGGTGCACGTGGATCAGCTGCCAAATAAGTAATACTTCAAAGTTAAAATACCAGGAAAGGAGAACTTATGTCTTAGTTGTAGTATATACACAAATCAATATTGCCTAGACTAGAAGTAGACTATAagtaaattattaatatgaAATAACgatatttttaaattatcagAGTAGAACAAGAACTACCAACCAAACAATACATAACATGaattcctttttttcaactctCGACAGTACTTTAAGCTATTACCATGTTACAATGTGTGAAACTTTTAAAGACCTATactatttattataaaatgATGTAATAATATTCACATGTAATATATTGCAATGATTGTTTTCCATATTATTTTACAGAAGATCAGTGCCAACATCGAACTTGAAGTGCATAATcgagggaaaaaaaatatcgttaagagaaaaaaaaaacgcCGTTACTATAATTCGGGATCCGCAATTtcctaattttttttatttataatatgATTTAAGGTTTAGGATCAGTTTTCATTAGTTGACAGTAAGGAGTAAAGATTTGACAACACAATCTTCATTAACAACACTAAAAtacaattgatgatatcGAAGCACTAAAAACTCAGATCCATGTTTCTGCCACATTTAACCCCGTTGTCACTGCAACatgaaaaatcaagaaaattttcactagaggaagaagaagaaggagaggaggaggaggtgGAGGAGGAATTGACGACCTATGACGAAATTGAAcacaataaaaaattagaaacaAACTTTCCCTTTCGACAACAGTATGACATTGAcaataaaaattcattaCTTAGCCGTGAAAAACACATGCATGTATCATCTTTGAGTGGAGACAATTTTCTTCGACgacaattgaattatgaAGAGGAATATggtaacaataacaacacaGAACGAGAGGAAATGGTTAcacaatataataataataataaaagcAATGTTGATTCATCAAAAAATATACTACTGAATCAAAACTCGTTTGAAGATATTTCTCAATGTAATCAGGCAAAATCAGATTCCACAGATAGTCTATGTTTGGAAGTGGCCAACCATAATAAGAATAACAATCATTTTATATCTGGCGCCAGCACTCCCCCAGATACGATGTATAACTATAATGGACTTCCCATGGTCTACTCATCTTTggagaataataataaagtacctagaaaacaatttaatttgCACCTGCAACAAGTCCCACCTCAATTACAAGTACAACTTCCACAATCTCATAATATTCAGAGATCATTATTAGCAAATTCATCAGCCACCAATTTGAATGCTTATTTACGAGGTAATCGAAGGTATTCATCTTCTGGAAACAGTAATCccattaatgatttattgacGAGTCcaaaattcatcaaatccAATAAGTTTAATAGTCCTATCCCTTCATCAACACCAACCACAACGGCACAGACGTCACCCATTACCAATGGCAACCCTGTGATagatcaaaaaaatagattGGTAGACCAATTTTACAATTCTGGGAGAATTACATCACCAGGTAGTCGAGTTGATTTGTCCAACATGCATAAAGAAGCTCTGTTGATTTCTCCaactcaacaacaatcattttcaaaagtatCAACCCCCAAATCAGAAAGgaaattcaattggaaaGAGGATTCACTTGAGCCACGAGATGAATTGACAGATTATTCTCCAACCCCACCAATAGAGAAGAATCATAATTTGGATGATGAAATAATGGATGATATTTTAAACAAAGGAGGATTTAAATTCAAGTATGATCCTAATCAATTAGTTCAAGACAAGGAGTTGGTGAATTATCTTTTGAACATTGACAATATACTTGATCATAATGAAAATACCCatgatattaaaaataaaaaagatacTTCCTTAAGCGAATTGAATAAGGCAATGTCTAATTTATATGAAACAACTTTACTCAAGtcaaagaaaatattgacACCACACAAAAATGAACattttgattcattgaCTGAATTAAGCCATTTGGAACGATATCTAGATGAATTGCATAATAGTATTGATAGTTTGGGACGGTCATTGGGTGCTAACAGAGACAAAGTAAGGGGAAGCTATAAAgatgaaatcaatgatAATATAGCTAGATTAAATCAAGTATCTAAGGAGTTGGAAACTTTGGAAGCTAAAGCAAATACGTTTAGAGATCAAATAAGTCAACAAAAGGCAAATAATACCAATCAAATGATGGGTACCATAGCTATTCTAACTGatgttaataataaaatgaagaaatattCTATAATCAAAAGAAATCGAATTATAGTCGAAGTCAACATCGTGTTAGGGTTGTTGGTGTTAGTTGTTAGTATTTACTATGGctacaaaaataaatagatGGAAAATAGTAATTTGAGACATGTATAATTCACGTTTCTTTGTgtcaattatttatttcaattttgaatatagagaaacaagaaattggaAGATCTCTctgaataaattgaattctgGCTAGCGACTCAGAGTCAAACTAGGTAGTGTGTGTCTGGGCGAGAATATAGAATACTCGCAACAATACTACCACAGCAAAAATGACTATTTagtcattttttttttcaattttactATGGCATCGAAAAATCACCAATAGGTGTATTGtacaaaattaataaacttCCTCCTCCCGCTTTAACAATGCCACAATTTTGGACTTTTTGTGTTTTCCCAAATATAcaaaatgaatcaaaaaaatgagTCTAAAATAAAGAGCAAACACGCAATGAAAGTGAAGACAATTGAGCTTGAAGTTCGGATAAATCGATAATTGATTAACTCAAACTGAATACAATTATGTGTATATTAAGACTTGATGGTAGTATGTGGTTTTCAAAAGAAGgtttatcatcaataagAGGAATGTGTAATATGCTCCTTCATTTTCCGATCTAATATAACATAGTTCGTGCTGATATCTATGATAAAGCAAGACTAGCAAGGATACTAAgctaaacaaaaataagTAACACGGAATCCCAGCAGCTTATAGCATTTGAAATAGTTACAAAAGACCACACTGCC
This genomic stretch from Candida albicans SC5314 chromosome 1, complete sequence harbors:
- the LYS2 gene encoding L-aminoadipate-semialdehyde dehydrogenase (Heterodimeric alpha-aminoadipate reductase large subunit; lysine biosynthesis; predicted binding sites for AMP and alpha-aminoadipate; inhibited by lys or thialysine; regulated by Gcn2 and Gcn4; Spider biofilm induced, flow model repressed) encodes the protein MTDFWLNYLDNPTLSVLPHDFLKPANNKSVEGTYTFNIDNGSTDFKFGLAVFAALVYRLTGDEDIVIATDESANTPEFIVRLNLTPELTFQELVSKITKEYENSISQINYKALSEVSHRIKEAKGLDENPGLFRLSYQHAHSNQQLNTTVEGSIRDLAIYTDGTKFTIYYNALLYSHERIVIFGEQFAQYLTTVSNDTNTVITKVNLITDSQKKNLPDPTIDLDWSGYRGAIQDIFMDNANKHPDRTCVVETESFLDSNSKTRSFTYQQINQASNVVGNYLKETGIKKGDIVMIYAYRGVDLMIAVMGVLKAGATFSVIDPAYPPARQNIYLSVAKPKGLIGLEKAGTLDQLVVDYIGSELDVISTIPQLKVQDDGTLVGGKLEGADNDCLNDYQKFKDQPTGVIVGPDSNPTLSFTSGSEGIPKGVLGRHYSLAYYFPWMAKRFGLSEKDKFTMLSGIAHDPIQRDMFTPLFLGAQLLVPTADDIGTPGKLADWMAKYGATVTHLTPAMGQLLSAQATTAIPSLHHAFFVGDILTKRDCLRLQSLAENVFIVNMYGTTETQRSVSYFEIKSRKADPTYLKNLKDVMPAGTGMHNVQLLVVNRNDRSQTCGVGEVGEIYVRAAGLAEGYRGLPDLNAAKFITNWYVNPDKWIEQDEANKNSSETWREHGWLKPRDRMYRSGDLGRYLPDGNVECCGRADDQVKIRGFRIELGEIDTHLSQHPLVRENVTLVRRDKNEEPTLISYIVPKDSPELKTFKADVDDSIEEANDPIVKGLVAYRELIKDIKGYLKKKLASYAIPTIIVPLVKLPLNPNGKVDKPKLPFPDTAQLAAVAKLSVSSHDAQAAEEENLTKLEEQIRDLWLDVLPNRPATISKDDSFFDLGGHSILGTRMIFELRKKLNVEIPLGVIFKNPTVEQFAKEVEKVIKGGQDFQLADEGKTIQEENKDVADSQSENLNYAEDAKELSKSALLESYSSLKQLPSGSINVFVTGATGFLGSFIVRDLLTARNKNLDIKVYAHVRASSKEAGLQRLRQTGITYGIWDENWAEKIEIVLGDLSKEKFGLDNSQWLDLTNNIDVIIHNGAFVHWVYPYSQLRDANVIGTINVLNMAGEGKAKFFSFVSSTSALDTDYFVNLSDELLAQGKNGISEADDLQGSAKGLGNGYGQSKWAAEYIIRRAGERGLKGCITRPGYVTGFSKTGASNTDDFLLRMLKGSAELGLYPDITNNVNMVPVDHVARVVTATALNPPSSEELTVAHVTGHPRIQFNDFLGCLKAYGYEINPVDYPVWTSALEKFVTEESKESALFPLLHFVLDNLPQDTKAPELDDSNAAKSLKQDSKYTGEDFSAGKGVDLDQTGVYISYLIKIGFLPKPTGTGEKKLPEVEISDESLKLISGGAGARGSAAK
- a CDS encoding uncharacterized protein (Ortholog of C. dubliniensis CD36 : Cd36_02630, C. parapsilosis CDC317 : CPAR2_108390, Candida tenuis NRRL Y-1498 : CANTEDRAFT_115724 and Debaryomyces hansenii CBS767 : DEHA2D07986g); this encodes MFSPHLTPLSSQHEKSRKFSLEEEEEGEEEEVEEELTTYDEIEHNKKLETNFPFRQQYDIDNKNSLLSREKHMHVSSLSGDNFLRRQLNYEEEYGNNNNTEREEMVTQYNNNNKSNVDSSKNILSNQNSFEDISQCNQAKSDSTDSLCLEVANHNKNNNHFISGASTPPDTMYNYNGLPMVYSSLENNNKVPRKQFNLHSQQVPPQLQVQLPQSHNIQRSLLANSSATNLNAYLRGNRRYSSSGNSNPINDLLTSPKFIKSNKFNSPIPSSTPTTTAQTSPITNGNPVIDQKNRLVDQFYNSGRITSPGSRVDLSNMHKEASLISPTQQQSFSKVSTPKSERKFNWKEDSLEPRDELTDYSPTPPIEKNHNLDDEIMDDILNKGGFKFKYDPNQLVQDKELVNYLLNIDNILDHNENTHDIKNKKDTSLSELNKAMSNLYETTLLKSKKILTPHKNEHFDSLTELSHLERYLDELHNSIDSLGRSLGANRDKVRGSYKDEINDNIARLNQVSKELETLEAKANTFRDQISQQKANNTNQMMGTIAILTDVNNKMKKYSIIKRNRIIVEVNIVLGLLVLVVSIYYGYKNK